Below is a window of Methylosinus sp. PW1 DNA.
GGAGCCGATGACGAAAATAGTGGCGTTGGGCTTCATGGCTCGCCGCGCCGCCGCCAGCCATTCGCGGGTGAAGGCGTCATAGGCGGCGAAATCGGCGAATTTGTCCCAATCATCGTCGACGGCGTCGACGACGCTCTGATCCGGCCGGGTGAGTTGGTTGGCCAACTGCAGATTATAAGGTGGGTCGGCGAAAACGAGATCGACGCTCGCCTCCGGCAGGCCGAGCATGACCTCGACGCTGTCTCCGACGACGACCTCGTTACGCGACATCGCGCGAGGCGACCCGTAATTCGACATCCCAGTACGCGAGACCTTTATCTGGGACTTGGGGCGGGCCGCCCCGACGCGCGCGCTACTCATGAACAATCACCGGCTACGCAACCAACGATGCGAACATTGCCCGATCGCGGTAAAAGCCGGGTTTAGAAAGCCCGTGCGCGGCTGTCTCTTTTCCGCACGCCTTCGTTAAGAAATTCCATTTTCACCAGATATTTACGAACGCTCATGACAGGCGCTCAGAGGGCGGCGGCCTCGCGGCGCGGCGCGCGCGGCTCCCGCAGCGGCGCGAAGCTCATGCGGTGAAAGGGCGTCGGCCCATGGGCTTCGAGGGCGGCGAGATGCTCGCGCGTGCCATAGCCGGCGTTGGTCTCGAATCCGTAATGGGGATAGAGCCGGGCGAGGCGGCGCATCTGGCTGTCGCGCGCGACCTTGGCGACAATCGACGCGGCGGCGATGGAAAGAGAGAGCGCGTCTCCTTTCACGATCGCCTCGCCCGGACAGGCGATCTCGGGCAGGTCGCGGCCGTCGACCAGCACGAAGCCCGGCGCGATATGAAGCGCGGCGACGGCGCGCGCCATGGCCAGCAGCGCGGCGCGGCGAATGTTCAGCCGATCGATCTCCTCGACGCTGGCGAAAGCGACGCCGATGGCGAGCGCGCTGGAGACGATTCGCTCGAAGGCGGCGTCTCGCGCCTTGGCGGACAGAGCTTTCGAATCGTCGACGCCATCCGGCAGACGGTCAGGATCGAGAATCACGGCCGCGGCCGCAACCGGGCCGGCGAGCGGCCCGCGCCCGACCTCGTCGACGCCGGCGATGGGTCGAGCGCCGCCGCGCAGGACGCGCGTCTCGGTGAGAAAATGGGGAGGCATGCTCGCTCGGCTCGTCGAAAAAGGGCGGCTGAAACAAACACAGCGGCGGAGCCGGAGCAATCGGCCCCGGCGCGCCTTTTTTAAAAAAGGCTCAGCTGCTCGGCGTCGCTGCGCGGCGGCCGGAACAGATCGGCGCGCAGCCGCGTGCGGGAGAAGCCGAGACGTTGCGCCGCCAGCTCGAAACGACGGCCGATCATCCAGGCGTAAGGGCCGTCGCCGCTCATGCGCTTGTCGAAGGAAGGGTCGTAGAGCTTGCCGTCGCGCGCCGAGCGCACCAGCGAAAGCACATGCCGAGCCTTGGCCGGAAAATGGGTGACGAGCCATTCGCTGAACAATTCGCGCAGCTCGAGCGGCAGCCGCAGCATCACATAGCCGGCCTCGCGCGCGCCGGCGGCATGGGCGCGCGTCAATATGGTCTCGATCTCGGCGTCATTGATCGCCGGAATGATCGGCGCGACCAGAACGGCGACGGGAATTCCCGCCTCGGCCAGCCGCTCGATCGTGGCGAGGCGCCGCTCGGGCGAGGCGGCGCGCGGCTCCATCGCCCGCGCCAAGGCCGGATCGAGCGTCGTCATCGAGATCGCGACCTTGACCAGGCCCTTGCGCGCCATGGGTGCGAGAATGTCGATGTCGCGAACGACCAGAGAGGATTTCGTCACTATGCCGATCGGATGATCGGCGCGGCTCGCCACCTCGAGCAGGCCGCGGGTGACTCGATAGCGCTTCTCGAGCGGCTGATAGGGATCGGTGTTGGCGCCGATGGCGATGGTCTTGGGCGAATAATTGCGCGCCGACAATTCGCGCTCGAGCAATTGCGCCGCGCCTTCCTTGACGAAAATCTCCGTCTCGAAATCGAGGCCCGGCGAAAGGCCCATATAGGCGTGGCTGGGACGCGCATAGCAATAGACGCAGCCATGCTCGCAGCCGCGATAGGGATTGATGGAGCGGTCGAAGGAAATATCCGGCGAGTCGTTGCGCGTGATGATCGTCTTCGCCCGCTCGGCATGGACATTGGTGTGGAACTCGCCGAGCTCCTCCAGCCCATTCCATCCGTCGTCGGTCTCGACGCGCCGCTCGCGCTCGAAACGGCCGCTCTCATTGGAGAGCGCGCCGCGTCCGCGCCGCCGCGCCGGATCGACGATCGGACGCTCCTCGCTGGAAAAATTCACGACCGCGCCGATCGCCTCGCGGCTCAGCTGCGCCGCCCGGCGCCAGTCGCTCTTCTCCGATTTCTCGATCAGACGTTTCGCCGAGCTCGCCATGGCGATGATCTCCTTGCCGGCCCTGCGGCCGGCGTCTCGGCCGGATTCTCGCCGGTGCGCCGGCCTCGCTTCGGCTCGCGGCGCGAGACGCCCATGCGCGACACTGGGGCGCCTCGCGACCGCGAGCCTCGATGCGACGCAGCTACTTACAACTCTAGGGGACTTGTTTACGCACGCTAGGAACATTTGACGAACAAGAGAACGTATATGGAACACTATGGGCCGTGTCAAGCGGCGACGCAGCCGATCACAAAGCGCGAGGCGGAGAGAAACCGCGCCGGGCGCGCTCTTGTCCACAGGCGCAGCGGCGCGGTTGAACGCGCGGCGCGAATCGATGTTTAAGTCCGCGCCATGATCTTTCCCTCCTTCACGGCCGGAGCGGCGCCGCAATGACGGCGCCCGCCAAGGTTTCCATCGATCTCGGGACCCGCGCCGATGGCGGCGTCGCGACGCTCGATCTCGAGGAGCTGCTGGCGACCCGCCTTCTGGTGCAGGGCAATTCCGGCTCCGGCAAATCGCATCTGCTGCGCCGCCTGCTGGAGCAGAGCGCGCCCTGGGTGCAGCAGGCGATCATCGATCCCGAGGGCGATTTCGTCACGCTGGCCGAGCGTTATGGCCATGTGGTGGTGGACGCCCGCTGCGGCATCGCCGATCTCACCCGCATCGCCGCGCGGGCGCGCCAGCACCGAGTCTCGGTCGTGCTCGATCTCGAGGGGCTGGACGCCGAGCAGCAGATGCACGCCGCCGCCGCCTTTCTCGGCGGGCTCTTCGACGCCGAGCGCGACCAATGGTATCCGCTGCTCGTCGTGGTGGACGAGGCGCAGCTCTTCGCGCCCGCCGTCGCCGGCGAAGTGTCCGACGAGGCGCGCAAGGCCTCGCTCGGCGCCATGACCAATCTGATGTGCCGCGGCCGCAAGCGCGGGCTCGCCGGCGTCATCGCCACGCAGCGCCTCGCCAAGCTCGCCAAGAATGTCGCGGCGGAGGCGTCCAATTTCCTCATGGGACGCACCTTCCTCGACATAGACATGGCGCGCGCCGCCGATCTGCTCGGCATGGAGCGGCGGCAGGCGGAAATGTTCCGCGATCTGCAGAGCGGCAATTTCGTCGCGCTCGGCCCGGCCATGGCGCGCCGGCCGCTGCCCGTGCGCATCGGCCCGGTGGAGACTTCCGCGCGCAATGTCAGCCCGAGGCTGCTGCCGCTGCCGGAGGCCGGCGCCGACGACGCGCATCTCATTTTCACGCCCGGCGCCGATGAAGCGCGTTTCGAGGCGCCGCGCCGGCCGCCGCCGCCCGCGCCGACCGCCGATGTGCTGGCGCGTCTCGCCCGCAGCGCGCCGCCGGCGCCGCCCGCCGTCGAGCCGCCGCCGAGCATTTCGCCCGAGCAGCGTCAGGCCGCGATCGATTCGGCGCTGCGCGAGATTTTGAGCGACAGCGACGCCAATTTCCGCACCATCGCCGTGCTCTATCAGGATTTTCTGGTGCGCTGCCGGATTCGCCGCATCGGCGGCGAGCCTTTGAGCCTGCCCGCCTTCCGCCGCCGCCTCGCCGTGGCCCATGCCGGCATAGAGCTGGCGGAAGCCGAGTCCGAGGATTCGCCCTGGGCCGAGGTGCTCGCAATGGCAGGCGCGCTGCCGGAGGATATGCAGGGCGTTTTTCTATCGCTGGCGCGCGCGGCCTTCGACCATCGCCCCTGCCCTTCCGACGCCGATGTCGCCAGCGCCTATGGCACGCGCTCGCCCGGGCGGGCGCGGCGGCTGCTCGCCTATATGGAGGAGCGGCAGGCGATCGTCTGCCGGCTGGACCAGCGCGGCTGGCGCATCGTCGCCATTCCCGGCGTCGCCTGGGAGACCGAGCCCGGCGATCCCACCGCCGCCGCGGGCGCGACGACGACCTGAGCTATCGGCGCGTCGGTCGAATCGCCGGCGCGTTGCGAGCCGGGGCGCGTGCAGGATTGGCCTTGCGCCCCCGCGAACTCGACTTGGCGGGAATCGTCCTTCCGTACTCTCGCCACCAGGCCGTAAGCGCCTCCATCGCGGGGCCAAGTCCACGGGCCTTCTGTGTTATCTCGTATTCGACCCTGGGCGGCACCTCCGCGAACACGGTGCGCGAGACCAGACCGTCCGTTTCAAGTTCGCGGAGCTGCGCCGTGAGCATGTGCTGCGTGATGCCGGGGATTGCTTTGCGCAACTCGCCAAAGCGGTAAACCCGCTGATTGAGCAGCCACATGATCTCCAGCTTCCATTTTCCCGAGAGCATCGCGAATGCACGGCGCATCTCATCTTGCATCGTGAAGTCGTCTTCGGCCATTAGTCAGCTTTTCCATACTTACTGTTATATTTTCATCCTACTTGCGTTCGTTCATCTTAGACTGCATTTTCGATGCATCGCGAGCAGATTTGAATCTGCCCGGCAAGCGAAACGCCAGTTCGACACATTCATGGCGGCCGGAGCAGCGGCCGAGCAGGAAACTCTCATGACGGCATTCACTGTATACTGGATCAGCACGACGCTCTTGTCGCTTCTGTACCTGGCGTCCGCCTATATGTATGCGACAAAGACAGGCTGGGTACGGCAAACCCTTGCCGAGCTTCACTATCCGGCTTCCTACCTCGTGCCGTTCATGATCGTCGTAAAAGTCCTCGGCGTTGCCGCGATCTTGTCGCGCGTGAGCTTGCCGCTGAGCGATCTCGCCTATGTAGGCATCTTCTACCACCTCATTCTGTCCAGCCTGGCCCATCTCGGTGTGCGCAAGCCAATCGGCGCGCTGCCGGCCGTCATAGGCCTCATGCTGCTGGCCGCGTCCTTTGCGACGCAGAACGCGGCTCGCGATGTACCGTCGCCTTACGCCCAAATCGCCGTGCGCTGACGCGGCGAAAACCACCACCCCCACCAAATGGAGACGACCATGGGTAGACTCGAAGGAAAAGTCGCAATCGTGACCGGCGCCGGTCGCGGCATTGGCCGCGCGACGGCAAAGCTGTTCGCCGCCGAAGGCGCCAAGGTCGCGGTCGTGTCGCGGACTCGGGCAAATGTCGATGCGGTCGTCACAGATATCAAGGCCGCGGGCGGCGCTGCCGTCGGCGTCGTCTGCGATATCGGCGACCCCGGCCAGATCAAGGCGGCTGTCGACACCGTCGCCTCGGCCTATGGCGGTATCGACGTCCTGGTGAACAACGCGTTCGATTCGTCCGCGCCTTTCTCGTCGGTCATCGATCTCTCTGTGGAGCAGTTGCAGCGCAACTTCGACACAGGCCCGATCGCCTATCTGCGGATGATGCAAGCCGCCTATCCCTACCTCAAAGCCAGCGGAGAAGGGCGTATCATCAATTTCGGCTCGATGGCGGGCGTCATCGGCCTGCTGGGCTATACCCCCTACAACATGTCGAAGGAGGCGGTGCGCGCCCTGACCCGTACCGCGGCGCGCGAATGGGGACCGGACAAGATTACCGTGAACAACGTCCTGCCGGTTGCCGAAACCTGGGGTCCCGAAATCAACGTTCCCCCGCCAGCCAACCCGCTCGGCCACTACGGATCGCCGGAAGAAGACATTGCGCCTGTAGTCCTGTTCCTTGCCAGCAAGGACTCGCAGTTCATCACGGGCTCGAGTCTGACGCCCGACGGCGGCTCGATCATCGACAGCGCTCGCTGAGACGATGGAGCGTCGCACGCTTCATCGAGTTGCGGCGCTAGCCATCGGCTTTGAGAGTGATCGGACGATACGAGCTCAAAGGCTCGCCTCTCGAGGAAATGCGCTTATCGCCGCACCGTCTCCCGCTGCGCATAGCCGAGGCGGACGTTCAGCTCTTGCAGCACTTTCTCGGCGGCTTCGGGAATATTGGTGCCGGGCGGGAAGATCGCAGCGGCGCCGGCGTCATAGAGCGCCTGGAAATCCTGCTCGGGAATGACGCCGCCGACGACCATCATCACCTCCTCGCGTCCGGCCGCCTTCAGCGCATCGCGCAATTCCGGCGTCAGAGCGAGATGGCCGGCGGTCATCGTGTTCACGCCGACGATATGGACTTGTTCTTCCGCGGCGCGTTTGGCCACTTCTTCCGGCGTCGCGAAGAGATCGCCGATCACCACCTCGAAGCCCAAATCCGTGAAGGCGGAGGCGATGACCTTCTGGCCGCGGTCATGGCCGTCCTGGCCGAGCTTGGCGACGAGAATCTTCGGCTTGCGCTTGTCGTTCTCGGCGAAGGCGGCCGTCATGCCGCGCACGCGCGCGACCTTGTCGCAATCGGCGCCGGCCTCGCGCGCATAGACGCCGGAAATGACATTGGCCTTGGGCTTATGGCGGTCGAACACCTTTTCCAGCGCATAGGAGATTTCGCCGACGCTGGCCTTGGCGCGCGCCGCCTCGATCGCCAGCGCGAGAAGATTGCCGTCGCCCTTCGCGCCTTCGGTCAGCGCATCGAGCGCGGCTTGCGTCCTCGCCTCGTCGCGCTCGGCGCGCAGGCGCTGGAGCTTGGCGATCTGCGCGGCGCGCACGGCGGAATTGTCGACCTTCAGCACATCCGGCGCGACGTCGCTGTCTGGGCGGAACTTATTCACGCCGACGACGACCTGCTGTCCCGTGTCGATGCGCGCCTGCGTCTTCGCCGCGACTTCCTCGATACGCTGCTTGGGCAGGCCGGCGGCGATCGCCTTGGCCATGCCGCCGAGGCTCTCGATCTCCTCTATATGCTTCCACGCCGCCTCAGCGAGCTCGGCGGTCAGCTTCTCGACATAGAAGGACCCGCCCCAAGGATCGATGATGCGCGTGGTGCCGCTCTCCTCCTGCAACACAATTTGCGTGTTGCGGGCGATGCGGGCGGAGAAGTCGGTCGGCAGCGCCAGCGCCTCGTCCAGCGCATTGGTGTGCAGCGATTGCGTATGACCCTGCGTCGCCGCCATCGCCTCGACGCTGGTGCGGATGGCGTTGACGTAAACATCTTGCGCGGTGAGCGACCAGCCGGACGTCTGGCAATGGGTGCGCAGAGTCATGCTCTTCTCGGTCTTGGCGCCGAGGTCCTTCATCAGCCGCGCCCACAAGAGGCGCGCGGCGCGGAGCTTCGCCACCTCCATGAAGAAATTCATGCCGATGGCGAAGAAGAAGGAGAGCCGCGGCGCGAAAGCGTCGATATCGAGCCCCGCGGCGACGCCGGCGCGCACATATTCGACGCCATCGGCGAGCGTGTAGCCGAGCTCGAGATCAGCCGAGGCGCCGGCCTCCTGCATGTGATAACCGGAGATGGAGATGGAGTTGAACTTCGGCATATTCTTGCTGGTGTAGGCGAATATGTCCGAGACGATGCGCATCGATGGAAACGGTGGATAGATATAGGTGTTGCGCACCATGAATTCTTTTAAGATGTCGTTCTGAATCGTGCCGGTGAGCTGCGCCGGCGGCACGCCCTGCTCCTCGCCCGCCACGATGAACAGAGCGAGCACCGGAAGAACGGCGCCGTTCATCGTCATCGACACGCTCATCTGCTCGAGCGGAATGCCGTCGAACAAAGTGCGCATGTCGTAGATGGAATCGATGGCGACGCCCGCCATGCCGACGTCGCCGGAGACGCGCGGATGATCGCTGTCATAGCCGCGATGGGTGGCGAGATCGAAGGCGATGGAGAGGCCCTTCTGACCGGCGGCGAGATTGCGGCGGTAGAAGGCGTTGGAATCCTCGGCCGTGGAGAAGCCCGCATATTGGCGGATGGTCCAGGGCTGGGCGACATACATGGTCGGATAAGGTCCGCGCACGTAAGGCGCGACTCCGGGGAAGCCGTCGATGAAGGAGAGGCCGTCTATGTCCTGCGGGCCGTAGGAATTCTTGACTTCTATGCCCTCGGGCGTCAGCCAGCGGCGCGGCTCGGCGGCCTCCTTCGGGGTCGCGGCGACGGGAGCGAAGGCGATTTTGCTGAAGTCGGGAATTTGGGACATTTCTTTCCTCGGATCGGCTCTCTTGTTTATTAGCGAAAAGCGAGGGCGGCGCAAAGGCGGGAGATGGCCAGGAACAGAGTGGGCTCGCCTTCCCTGCTCGGCGCGGGAGCGACGGGCGGCCTCGGCGGGCGAGGGCGAAGGGGCGCCACATAGAGGCGTCCTTGGAGGAGGTTACGCCCGACGGGCATTTCCCGATGATAGACACCACTTCTATCTTATTGTTTTATAATTAAATATCGCATGAGCCGCACTGAAGCGCAGAGCTTCCGCTTGCTGGACAGATCATGCGCCTCATGTATATTGCATGAAGCGCATGAGAGAAAGAGACATGGATATGCTCAAGGTCGCCGCCGCCGAGTTTCAGCGCAACATCGGCCGCTATCAAGACCTCGCCTTGCGCCAGCCCGTCGCCGTCACTCGCAACGGTCGCGAAAGCTGCGTGCTGCTGTCGACCGAGGAATATCGCCGCCTCAAGCGCCGTGACCGGGAGGCGCTCGGCGTCGAGGACTTCACCGACGCCGACATTGCCGCGCTCGAAGCGTCGCGCCCGCCCGAAGAAGCGAAGGCCTTCGATCACGAATTCGAACCCTGAACATCGTGTCGACGCCAAAGCCTGTACAAGGTCTCGTTATCCGCTATGCCTATCTCTGGCGCGCAGAACATCAGCGCGGCCGAGAAGAGGGCGTGAAGGATCGCCCATGCGCCGTTGTGCTGGCGACGACCACGGAGGACGGCGAGGATGTCGTCACAGTCCTGCCGATCACTCATTCGCCGCCCGCGGATAGTCTCTTCGCCGTCGAGCTGCCCACCGCGACTAAGAAGCGCCTGAGATTGGACGGCGAAAGATCATGGGTCGTTCTGTCGGAAGCCAACCGCTTCGTGTGGCCCGGCCCCGATCTGCGCCCTTTGCCGAATGCCGGCGCCGGCAGCGCCGTGCTGGGGC
It encodes the following:
- a CDS encoding ribonuclease HII is translated as MPPHFLTETRVLRGGARPIAGVDEVGRGPLAGPVAAAAVILDPDRLPDGVDDSKALSAKARDAAFERIVSSALAIGVAFASVEEIDRLNIRRAALLAMARAVAALHIAPGFVLVDGRDLPEIACPGEAIVKGDALSLSIAAASIVAKVARDSQMRRLARLYPHYGFETNAGYGTREHLAALEAHGPTPFHRMSFAPLREPRAPRREAAAL
- a CDS encoding PA0069 family radical SAM protein, with protein sequence MASSAKRLIEKSEKSDWRRAAQLSREAIGAVVNFSSEERPIVDPARRRGRGALSNESGRFERERRVETDDGWNGLEELGEFHTNVHAERAKTIITRNDSPDISFDRSINPYRGCEHGCVYCYARPSHAYMGLSPGLDFETEIFVKEGAAQLLERELSARNYSPKTIAIGANTDPYQPLEKRYRVTRGLLEVASRADHPIGIVTKSSLVVRDIDILAPMARKGLVKVAISMTTLDPALARAMEPRAASPERRLATIERLAEAGIPVAVLVAPIIPAINDAEIETILTRAHAAGAREAGYVMLRLPLELRELFSEWLVTHFPAKARHVLSLVRSARDGKLYDPSFDKRMSGDGPYAWMIGRRFELAAQRLGFSRTRLRADLFRPPRSDAEQLSLF
- a CDS encoding ATP-binding protein, translating into MTAPAKVSIDLGTRADGGVATLDLEELLATRLLVQGNSGSGKSHLLRRLLEQSAPWVQQAIIDPEGDFVTLAERYGHVVVDARCGIADLTRIAARARQHRVSVVLDLEGLDAEQQMHAAAAFLGGLFDAERDQWYPLLVVVDEAQLFAPAVAGEVSDEARKASLGAMTNLMCRGRKRGLAGVIATQRLAKLAKNVAAEASNFLMGRTFLDIDMARAADLLGMERRQAEMFRDLQSGNFVALGPAMARRPLPVRIGPVETSARNVSPRLLPLPEAGADDAHLIFTPGADEARFEAPRRPPPPAPTADVLARLARSAPPAPPAVEPPPSISPEQRQAAIDSALREILSDSDANFRTIAVLYQDFLVRCRIRRIGGEPLSLPAFRRRLAVAHAGIELAEAESEDSPWAEVLAMAGALPEDMQGVFLSLARAAFDHRPCPSDADVASAYGTRSPGRARRLLAYMEERQAIVCRLDQRGWRIVAIPGVAWETEPGDPTAAAGATTT
- a CDS encoding helix-turn-helix domain-containing protein, which codes for MAEDDFTMQDEMRRAFAMLSGKWKLEIMWLLNQRVYRFGELRKAIPGITQHMLTAQLRELETDGLVSRTVFAEVPPRVEYEITQKARGLGPAMEALTAWWREYGRTIPAKSSSRGRKANPARAPARNAPAIRPTRR
- a CDS encoding DoxX family protein, with amino-acid sequence MTAFTVYWISTTLLSLLYLASAYMYATKTGWVRQTLAELHYPASYLVPFMIVVKVLGVAAILSRVSLPLSDLAYVGIFYHLILSSLAHLGVRKPIGALPAVIGLMLLAASFATQNAARDVPSPYAQIAVR
- a CDS encoding SDR family NAD(P)-dependent oxidoreductase; the encoded protein is MGRLEGKVAIVTGAGRGIGRATAKLFAAEGAKVAVVSRTRANVDAVVTDIKAAGGAAVGVVCDIGDPGQIKAAVDTVASAYGGIDVLVNNAFDSSAPFSSVIDLSVEQLQRNFDTGPIAYLRMMQAAYPYLKASGEGRIINFGSMAGVIGLLGYTPYNMSKEAVRALTRTAAREWGPDKITVNNVLPVAETWGPEINVPPPANPLGHYGSPEEDIAPVVLFLASKDSQFITGSSLTPDGGSIIDSAR
- the scpA gene encoding methylmalonyl-CoA mutase, yielding MSQIPDFSKIAFAPVAATPKEAAEPRRWLTPEGIEVKNSYGPQDIDGLSFIDGFPGVAPYVRGPYPTMYVAQPWTIRQYAGFSTAEDSNAFYRRNLAAGQKGLSIAFDLATHRGYDSDHPRVSGDVGMAGVAIDSIYDMRTLFDGIPLEQMSVSMTMNGAVLPVLALFIVAGEEQGVPPAQLTGTIQNDILKEFMVRNTYIYPPFPSMRIVSDIFAYTSKNMPKFNSISISGYHMQEAGASADLELGYTLADGVEYVRAGVAAGLDIDAFAPRLSFFFAIGMNFFMEVAKLRAARLLWARLMKDLGAKTEKSMTLRTHCQTSGWSLTAQDVYVNAIRTSVEAMAATQGHTQSLHTNALDEALALPTDFSARIARNTQIVLQEESGTTRIIDPWGGSFYVEKLTAELAEAAWKHIEEIESLGGMAKAIAAGLPKQRIEEVAAKTQARIDTGQQVVVGVNKFRPDSDVAPDVLKVDNSAVRAAQIAKLQRLRAERDEARTQAALDALTEGAKGDGNLLALAIEAARAKASVGEISYALEKVFDRHKPKANVISGVYAREAGADCDKVARVRGMTAAFAENDKRKPKILVAKLGQDGHDRGQKVIASAFTDLGFEVVIGDLFATPEEVAKRAAEEQVHIVGVNTMTAGHLALTPELRDALKAAGREEVMMVVGGVIPEQDFQALYDAGAAAIFPPGTNIPEAAEKVLQELNVRLGYAQRETVRR
- a CDS encoding type II toxin-antitoxin system Phd/YefM family antitoxin, which encodes MLKVAAAEFQRNIGRYQDLALRQPVAVTRNGRESCVLLSTEEYRRLKRRDREALGVEDFTDADIAALEASRPPEEAKAFDHEFEP